In a single window of the Pseudogemmatithrix spongiicola genome:
- a CDS encoding DHH family phosphoesterase, translating into MPAARREAIARLAAELRPGMQVALCTHINADGDGCGSESALARLLGQMGIRAIIVNPTPWPELFRWLLGDDVEERSAEGAKALAGVDRVIVLDISDLGRLGALADAVRQMPRDALVIDHHLPGQEPPGKTMLSDTAACATAELVYDFARERGLTISSAIAKSLYTALVTDTGGFRFGNTSPRCLAVAADLLTVGVDPEEMYHRIYGSVPLGRLHLLREALESLEVDSAHGIAWVRVAAGALERFGVSSEDLDGISEYPRSVRGVRLAMLFRDLGHGKVKVSFRSRAGVDVNALAREFGGGGHTRASGALVAGTLDAVTARVLEAARRHVELSPTL; encoded by the coding sequence GTGCCAGCCGCGCGTCGCGAAGCGATCGCGCGGCTGGCTGCCGAGTTGCGGCCGGGCATGCAGGTCGCCCTCTGCACCCACATCAACGCCGACGGCGACGGGTGCGGATCGGAGTCCGCGCTCGCCCGCTTGCTCGGGCAGATGGGGATCCGCGCCATCATCGTGAACCCGACGCCGTGGCCGGAGCTGTTCCGCTGGCTGCTCGGTGACGACGTCGAGGAGCGGTCGGCCGAGGGTGCCAAGGCCCTCGCCGGTGTCGATCGCGTCATCGTGCTGGACATCTCCGACCTCGGCCGCCTCGGCGCGCTCGCCGACGCCGTGCGGCAGATGCCCCGGGACGCGCTGGTGATCGATCACCACCTGCCCGGGCAGGAGCCGCCGGGCAAGACGATGCTCAGCGACACGGCGGCCTGCGCCACCGCCGAACTCGTGTATGACTTCGCGCGCGAGCGGGGCCTGACGATCAGCTCGGCGATCGCCAAGTCGCTGTACACGGCGCTCGTCACGGACACGGGCGGTTTCCGCTTCGGGAACACATCACCGCGCTGTCTCGCGGTGGCGGCGGACCTGCTCACGGTCGGGGTGGATCCCGAGGAGATGTACCATCGCATTTACGGCAGCGTACCGCTGGGACGACTGCACTTGCTGCGCGAGGCGCTGGAGAGCCTTGAGGTGGACAGTGCCCACGGCATCGCCTGGGTGCGGGTGGCGGCCGGCGCGCTCGAGCGCTTCGGTGTGTCGTCAGAGGATCTCGACGGCATCTCTGAGTACCCGCGGAGCGTGCGAGGCGTCCGCCTCGCGATGTTGTTCCGGGACCTCGGGCACGGCAAGGTCAAGGTGTCGTTCCGCAGCCGCGCGGGCGTGGACGTGAACGCGCTGGCGCGGGAGTTCGGCGGTGGCGGGCACACGCGCGCCTCCGGCGCGCTGGTCGCGGGGACCCTCGACGCGGTGACGGCGCGCGTCCTCGAGGCCGCGCGCCGTCACGTGGAGCTTTCGCCAACCCTCTAG
- a CDS encoding amino acid permease, whose protein sequence is MGLWTTKPLSVLMQEAGGDGEHTLKRSLTAMNLTLLGIGAIIGAGIFVLTGTAAAQHAGPAIVISFLIAGLGCAFAGLCYAEFASMIPIAGSAYTYGYATLGELLAWIIGWDLILEYLFAASTVAVGWSGYFTQMLRDIGIDLPTALTSAPFTLEGTHTIVRTGAIINLPAVLLVLLMTTLLVLGIKESAKLNNAIVYVKVGIVLLVIGFGFFYVDAANWSPFIPAQLTDEAGNLINGKFGWSGIFAGAGVIFFAYIGFDAVSTAAQEAKNPQRDLPIGILASLAVCTVLYILMALVMTGMVPYPQLDVAEPVYVALDAAGPSLAWLKYLTNIGAIAGLASVVLVMLMGQPRIFYAMSRDGLLPPIFGKVHPKYQTPWLATIITGLFASFFAGLFPIGILGHLVSIGTLFAFMIVCAGILLLRYKRPELERPFRTPLVPFVPLGGIIVCGYLMYSLPPDTWLRLAVWMALGLAIYFLYGRRHSKLAQSGS, encoded by the coding sequence ATGGGACTGTGGACCACCAAGCCCCTGTCCGTCCTGATGCAGGAGGCGGGCGGGGACGGGGAGCACACGCTCAAGCGTTCCCTCACCGCGATGAACCTCACGCTGCTCGGCATCGGTGCCATCATCGGCGCGGGCATCTTCGTGCTCACGGGCACCGCCGCGGCGCAGCATGCCGGACCGGCCATCGTGATCTCGTTCCTCATCGCCGGGCTGGGCTGCGCCTTCGCGGGCCTCTGCTACGCCGAGTTCGCCTCGATGATCCCGATCGCCGGCTCGGCGTACACCTACGGGTACGCCACGCTCGGTGAACTCCTCGCCTGGATCATCGGCTGGGACCTGATCCTCGAGTATCTCTTCGCGGCGAGCACCGTCGCGGTAGGGTGGTCCGGATACTTCACGCAGATGCTGCGCGACATCGGCATCGACCTGCCGACCGCGCTGACCTCTGCGCCGTTCACGCTCGAGGGCACGCATACCATCGTGCGGACGGGCGCGATCATCAACCTGCCCGCCGTGCTGCTCGTGCTCCTCATGACCACGCTGCTCGTGCTCGGCATCAAGGAATCCGCCAAGCTGAACAACGCGATCGTCTACGTGAAGGTCGGCATCGTCCTGCTCGTGATCGGCTTCGGCTTCTTCTACGTGGATGCGGCCAACTGGAGCCCCTTCATCCCGGCGCAGCTCACGGACGAAGCGGGCAACCTGATCAACGGCAAGTTCGGCTGGAGCGGCATCTTCGCCGGCGCCGGCGTGATCTTCTTCGCCTACATCGGCTTCGACGCCGTCTCGACCGCGGCGCAGGAAGCCAAGAACCCGCAGCGCGACCTCCCGATCGGCATCCTCGCGTCCCTGGCCGTCTGCACCGTCCTCTACATCCTCATGGCGCTGGTCATGACGGGCATGGTGCCGTATCCGCAGCTGGACGTGGCGGAGCCGGTGTACGTGGCGCTCGACGCGGCTGGCCCGTCGCTGGCCTGGCTCAAGTACCTCACGAACATCGGTGCCATCGCCGGCCTCGCGTCGGTGGTGCTCGTCATGCTCATGGGCCAGCCGCGCATCTTCTACGCGATGTCGCGCGATGGCCTGCTGCCGCCGATCTTCGGCAAGGTGCACCCGAAGTACCAGACGCCGTGGCTCGCGACGATCATCACGGGTCTCTTCGCCTCGTTCTTCGCGGGGCTCTTCCCCATCGGCATCCTCGGCCACCTCGTGTCGATCGGCACGCTGTTCGCGTTCATGATCGTCTGCGCGGGCATCCTGCTGCTGCGCTACAAGCGGCCGGAACTCGAGCGGCCCTTCCGCACGCCGCTGGTCCCCTTCGTACCGCTGGGCGGCATCATCGTCTGCGGCTATCTCATGTACTCGCTGCCGCCGGACACCTGGCTGCGACTCGCCGTGTGGATGGCCCTCGGCCTGGCGATCTACTTCCTGTACGGACGCCGCCATTCCAAGCTGGCGCAGTCCGGGAGCTGA